The following proteins come from a genomic window of Myxococcales bacterium:
- a CDS encoding trypsin-like serine protease, whose amino-acid sequence MFGLAACAVEAPDPGPRAAPVSAVGAAIVGGATSPASDDAVVLLRNPRGDCTATLIAPNLVVTARHCVSASNRAMTCDERGATLAGGQAGVDYDPGKLAVYVGATLARAGALPPAALGRQIVHDGSLTLCDHDVAFVVLDESLAPAPAPLRLTAPPRVGEAFRAVGWGLAGDAMPPTTRASRGGVSVRAVGPDRVSTAGPAELAATEGACDGDSGSPALAEADGALLGVVTRGGSPRAAKLTPPEACRGDDIVNIYVSLAAHFTTVQAAFRAAGQPVPAGPPGALASACEGGQCTPPVAPPTSCAVAAPGLPTGPALASGFAVALVVGARRRIRRNPTSG is encoded by the coding sequence GGCCATCGTGGGCGGCGCGACTTCGCCGGCGTCCGATGACGCGGTCGTGCTCCTGCGCAACCCGCGAGGGGACTGCACGGCCACTCTGATCGCGCCGAACCTCGTCGTGACCGCGCGCCACTGCGTCTCCGCCTCCAACCGCGCGATGACGTGCGACGAGCGCGGCGCGACCCTCGCCGGAGGGCAGGCCGGCGTCGACTACGACCCTGGCAAGCTCGCGGTGTACGTGGGCGCGACGCTCGCGCGAGCCGGCGCGCTGCCGCCTGCGGCGCTGGGGCGTCAGATCGTTCACGATGGCTCCCTGACCCTGTGCGACCACGACGTCGCCTTCGTCGTGCTCGACGAGTCGCTCGCGCCCGCGCCCGCGCCGCTGCGTCTGACGGCCCCGCCGAGGGTGGGCGAGGCCTTCCGCGCGGTCGGTTGGGGCCTCGCGGGCGACGCCATGCCGCCCACCACGCGGGCGTCGCGCGGCGGCGTCTCGGTGCGCGCCGTCGGGCCGGACAGGGTCAGCACGGCGGGACCGGCGGAGCTCGCGGCGACAGAGGGCGCGTGCGACGGCGACAGCGGCAGCCCCGCCCTTGCCGAGGCCGACGGCGCGCTGCTCGGGGTCGTCACCCGCGGAGGGAGCCCCCGGGCCGCGAAGCTCACACCCCCCGAGGCCTGCCGAGGCGACGATATCGTGAACATTTACGTATCGTTGGCCGCGCACTTCACCACCGTGCAGGCGGCGTTTCGGGCCGCGGGACAGCCCGTCCCCGCGGGGCCGCCGGGTGCGCTCGCGTCTGCTTGCGAAGGGGGACAGTGCACGCCGCCCGTCGCGCCGCCGACGTCGTGCGCGGTGGCCGCGCCGGGTCTCCCCACGGGGCCGGCCCTCGCGAGCGGCTTCGCGGTCGCCCTCGTGGTGGGCGCGCGGCGGCGAATCCGGCGCAACCCGACTTCGGGATGA